In one window of Fibrobacter sp. UWB5 DNA:
- a CDS encoding homoserine dehydrogenase — translation MLRIGLIGTGTVGGGVIQILEQKIAEYKEKLGVELELACICAKSEEEVAPYKAKGYKVSTNADEMIAGNDIDVLVELAGGYNMPRKWILAALESGKHVVTANKALLAKYGHEIFPLAAKNGLHVLFEAAVGGGIPIIRSLQEGLLGSTVEHLSCIINGTCNYILSRMADEGLDFDVVLKDAQKLGFAEADPTFDIEGIDSAHKTALLASLCSGHRVDFEKIHVTGISKITAQDIAFAKELGCCVKLLGIYHRDGDRVDARVHPCFVSNENLLSNVNGVINAVYLKCDNLGETVQTGAGAGRLPTASAVVADLVSLARSVDQGKRKALPMGWFNVDNSATLVPISETSARYYLRFTSRDACGVLAKITSILAENKISIETIIQKNVKDPGKVSIVVITEKTQDCKTSKAVDAIDALPEIVEKSQVIRFLA, via the coding sequence ATGCTGCGTATTGGTCTTATTGGTACTGGAACCGTTGGTGGCGGTGTTATCCAGATTCTGGAACAGAAGATTGCCGAGTACAAGGAAAAGCTCGGTGTTGAACTCGAACTCGCCTGCATCTGCGCGAAGTCCGAAGAAGAAGTTGCCCCGTACAAGGCAAAGGGCTACAAGGTTTCGACCAACGCCGACGAGATGATTGCCGGTAACGACATTGACGTGCTCGTGGAACTTGCCGGCGGCTACAACATGCCGCGCAAGTGGATCCTCGCTGCCCTTGAAAGCGGCAAGCACGTGGTGACTGCCAACAAGGCTCTTCTCGCCAAGTACGGTCACGAAATTTTCCCGCTTGCAGCCAAGAACGGTCTGCATGTGCTGTTCGAAGCCGCTGTTGGCGGTGGCATTCCTATCATCCGTAGCCTGCAGGAAGGCCTGCTCGGCTCTACGGTGGAACACCTGAGCTGCATCATTAACGGTACTTGTAACTACATCCTCAGCCGCATGGCCGACGAAGGCCTGGACTTCGACGTGGTTCTGAAGGATGCCCAGAAGCTCGGCTTTGCCGAAGCTGACCCGACCTTCGACATTGAAGGTATCGACTCCGCCCACAAGACTGCCTTGCTTGCTAGCCTCTGCAGCGGCCACCGCGTGGACTTCGAAAAGATTCACGTGACGGGTATTTCCAAGATTACCGCCCAGGATATCGCATTTGCCAAGGAACTTGGCTGCTGCGTGAAGCTCCTCGGCATCTATCACCGTGACGGTGACCGCGTGGACGCCCGTGTCCATCCGTGCTTCGTTTCTAACGAAAACCTGCTTTCTAACGTGAACGGCGTAATCAATGCCGTGTACCTGAAGTGCGACAACCTGGGCGAAACGGTTCAGACTGGCGCCGGTGCAGGCCGCTTGCCGACTGCTTCTGCTGTCGTAGCCGACCTCGTTTCCTTGGCCCGCTCTGTGGATCAGGGTAAGCGCAAGGCTCTCCCGATGGGCTGGTTCAACGTCGACAACTCTGCAACGCTCGTTCCGATTTCGGAAACCTCTGCCCGCTACTACCTGCGCTTCACCTCTCGTGACGCTTGCGGTGTGCTCGCCAAGATTACCAGCATTCTGGCCGAAAACAAGATTTCCATCGAAACCATTATCCAGAAGAACGTGAAGGATCCGGGTAAGGTTTCTATTGTGGTAATC